In Sebastes fasciatus isolate fSebFas1 chromosome 15, fSebFas1.pri, whole genome shotgun sequence, a genomic segment contains:
- the zfyve21 gene encoding zinc finger FYVE domain-containing protein 21 isoform X1, with product MSAVPDGKKLVRSSSGLRMVPENGAFNSPFSLDEPQWVPDKECPRCMQCDTKFDFIRRKHHCRRCGRCFCDKCCSKKVALPRMCFVDPVRQCAECSLASQKEMEFYDKQLKVLLGGGSFVVTLGTSEKSETMMCRLSNNHRYLFLDGESHFEVELSRISSMQILTDGSSPGGGTSRASGMLLHYKPMGSQDAEQLRMEAADDKKVASLWLAAMHKAAKLLYEARDQ from the exons atgTCCGCGGTGCCTGATGGGAAGAAGCTCGTCCGGAGCTCCAGCGGGCTGCGGATGGTTCCGGAGAACGGAGCCTTCAACAGCCCCTTCAGTCTGGACGAGCCGCAGTGGGTCCCGGATAAAGAG TGCCCCAGATGTATGCAGTGTGACACCAAGTTCGACTTCATCAGAAGAAAG CATCACTGTCGGCGGTGCGGTCGGTGTTTCTGTGATAAGTGCTGCAGTAAGAAGGTGGCGTTGCCCCGCATGTGTTTCGTCGATCCGGTGCGGCAGTGTGCCGAGTGCAGCCTCGCCTCACAGAAAGAGATGGAGTTCTACGACAAGCAGCTCAAAGTGCTTCTGGGAG GCGGCAGCTTCGTCGTCACTTTGGGAACGTCGGAGAAGTCTGAAACCATGATGTGTCGCCTCTCCAACAACCACAG GTATCTGTTCCTGGACGGTGAAAGTCACTTCGAGGTGGAGTTGTCTCGGATCTCCAGCATGCAGATTTTGACAGACGGGTCGAGTCCAGGAG gAGGGACGTCGCGGGCCAGCGGCATGCTGCTCCACTACAAGCCGATGGGCTCCCAGGACGCCGAGCAGCTCCGCATGGAGGCAGCAGACGACAAGAAGGTGGCCTCGTTATGGTTGGCTGCGATGCACAAG GCGGCCAAACTGCTGTACGAAGCCCGGGACCAGTGA
- the zfyve21 gene encoding zinc finger FYVE domain-containing protein 21 isoform X2, translated as MSAVPDGKKLVRSSSGLRMVPENGAFNSPFSLDEPQWVPDKECPRCMQCDTKFDFIRRKHHCRRCGRCFCDKCCSKKVALPRMCFVDPVRQCAECSLASQKEMEFYDKQLKVLLGGGSFVVTLGTSEKSETMMCRLSNNHRYLFLDGESHFEVELSRISSMQILTDGSSPGENDIHTYTSLLDSQYISEGGTSRASGMLLHYKPMGSQDAEQLRMEAADDKKVASLWLAAMHKAAKLLYEARDQ; from the exons atgTCCGCGGTGCCTGATGGGAAGAAGCTCGTCCGGAGCTCCAGCGGGCTGCGGATGGTTCCGGAGAACGGAGCCTTCAACAGCCCCTTCAGTCTGGACGAGCCGCAGTGGGTCCCGGATAAAGAG TGCCCCAGATGTATGCAGTGTGACACCAAGTTCGACTTCATCAGAAGAAAG CATCACTGTCGGCGGTGCGGTCGGTGTTTCTGTGATAAGTGCTGCAGTAAGAAGGTGGCGTTGCCCCGCATGTGTTTCGTCGATCCGGTGCGGCAGTGTGCCGAGTGCAGCCTCGCCTCACAGAAAGAGATGGAGTTCTACGACAAGCAGCTCAAAGTGCTTCTGGGAG GCGGCAGCTTCGTCGTCACTTTGGGAACGTCGGAGAAGTCTGAAACCATGATGTGTCGCCTCTCCAACAACCACAG GTATCTGTTCCTGGACGGTGAAAGTCACTTCGAGGTGGAGTTGTCTCGGATCTCCAGCATGCAGATTTTGACAGACGGGTCGAGTCCAGGAG AGAATGACATTCACACTTACACCAGTCTGCTGGACAGTCAGTATATCTCTGAAG gAGGGACGTCGCGGGCCAGCGGCATGCTGCTCCACTACAAGCCGATGGGCTCCCAGGACGCCGAGCAGCTCCGCATGGAGGCAGCAGACGACAAGAAGGTGGCCTCGTTATGGTTGGCTGCGATGCACAAG GCGGCCAAACTGCTGTACGAAGCCCGGGACCAGTGA